The genomic window AGATTATAGGTTGATTCAGTGTTATATTTTCTATAACTAAATCTGGTCCAGGAATTATAACTTTTGTTACATTAGAGTTTTTTATTTCATAAGCTCCTGTAATATCAGCCAATTTAACATTCTTTAACTCTATTGTAGTATTTCCAACATTTATTATATTAAATGTAAAGTTTATCTCTACAGGAGTTGTAGAGTTTAAATTATCTGCTATAAACATTCCATTACTGTCATTATATTTTATTGAAACATTTGAAGTAATATTTGTTAATTTTAACATCTTTTTATCATATATAATATAACCTTCAAAACTTTTTATGGTAATATTCTCTTTAGGTTTTATAATAGTGGTGAATACTAAGTTTTTATATAATTCACCATTAATTTTATCTGGAACTATAATATCTGCTATAGGTTTATAATTAATAACAATTGAGCAACCTTCTACACTAATATTTTCAATATGTTGCCCTTCAGGACTTGAGAATACAACGTTACTTAAATTAACTACATCGCTACCACTATTAACTGCTTTAAATGTTAATGTTGCCAATGTTAGATTTCCAGAAATATCCTTAGATAGCCAAACACTTACGAAACCATCTGAAATATTTATTTTTATTTTATTAGCATTTTCTAAAACTACCTTACTTAAGGTTATATTTTTTAATTCTAAGACGTTTTTATCGTATGTAACATAAAAATCAAAACCTTCACATAGAGGCAAGTTATTAACAGTTACATTTACGTCAAAATTATTTCCAATATAAACTTCTTTATACTTAGGTACTATTTGAACTGTTGCAGCTCCTGCAGTTAATAGTGACATTAATAATAATGTTAATATCAATATTCCTCTCCTCATATTTTCACCACTATAATTATTCAATTCTTAATAATTTTTACTCACAAATATAAAATTTTTGTTATAATTTATTATCAAAAATTAATTAAATATTAAAAAATAAAAATATCTAATTTGCTGTATATGGTTTAGCTGTATTATCTTCTGGATTATATTTTAAAAAGAAGTGAGTAGTTCTCCCTTTAAATAGTTCTGGATGAATAATAGTCGCTAAATCATATAATAGCTCATCAGTTTTCATTAAACCTATTTGCCAATAATCATCACTAATGCAGAAAACTCTACCATTTTTAACTGCTTTAAAATCTTTATATCCTGGATGGTCATTTTTAAATGTAGTTAACCATTTTGTGTTAGAAGGAATTACCCAAATATCTGCATTCTTTGCTCTATCAGCAAATGTCTCATAGTTTATGCATGCTGATCCAGTACCTGGAATATCTTTAAATATATAATCTGCATGACAATCTTCCATAATTCCCTTAGCTACATAAGATTGCGCTTTTGGAACATATGTTCCTCCATATGATGGGTAATTTTTACCCCATGCTACTAATACATAATCTCCATTTCTTGTGATTCTTCTAACATTTAGTGCATTTTTTTCTACTTTAGTAAAGTATTCTTTAGCTACATCTTCCTTATTGTATAAAGCTGCAAAAAATTTTATCCATTCAAATCTTGCTAAAAAACTATTTTCCAAATATTCTGAATCGGCTATATAAGTTAAATTTAGCTCTTTACATTTTTCAATTATAGCATCACCAGAATATCCGGGATATACTATAATAGCTTCTGGAGTCAAATTAATAATTTTATCCCAATTTGGATTCCATGAAGAACCAACATCAATAATTGATCCATTCTCTAAACCTTTCTTTATATCATTAAAATACCATGTATATCCTCCTCCCCACATAATTCCTTTAACTGAAGAAATAACTGAACCATCATTATTTAATGGTTCCATTAATGCTATATGGGTGGAACTCATAATTACTACTCTTTTCAGGGGAACATAAAGAACTTTCACATCATTTCCATACTGTGACTTAGCTAATTTTATATAATTCTCAGCCTCAGTTTGAGGGGTTGATCTATTTATTAATACAAATTTTTGATCTTTAGCATCAATTAAAACTTTATAAGCATATTTATCTCCTTCATAAGGATTAACTTCATGTCCATATGGGTCATAATACTTAATTTTAATATTTTTAGCATATTTTACAGGCTCTCTAAACTTATCATAATTTCTAAATAGATAAACAACATCTGCGATATCTACAGAGTTATCACAGTTTAAATCTCCATCTGTTAATGGAACGTCTCTATGTTTAAATAGGTAAATGACATCTGATATATCAATATATCCATCTTTGTTAATGTCTCCTAACCTATGTTTATAATCTATACTCTCTCCAAATATTGGTATTATAAATAATGAAGTTATTATTAATAAAACCAAAAACTTTTTATTATTTATCATAATATATCACCACCAATAATTTTATATTTATTACATTAATTAAAGATTACTTAATTTTTATAAAAAAAACTTTATTAATATATAAATTTTATGTTTGGTGAGAAGATGAAAAAAATAGCTATTGTTATGTTATTCTTATTATTAACAAATTTATATGCAGTAAATCTGAAAATAGACACTCCTAAGAATGTTAAAGTTGGTGAAGAATTCAATTTAACCATTGATGTTATTAATGATAAAAAAATATCTGGTTTTGAATGTTTTATAACTATACCTAAAGATAAAATAAAAATTATTAGCATTGAAGATAATAAAACAATAAAAAATAAAGCTGGAAATTTTTATTTTTCAAATTTTTCTAATTCTAAAGCTTTTGTAAAATTTGCATTATTTGATAAACCAATTAATAGTAATTTTAGGCTTTTAAATTTAAAACTAAGAGCTATAAGGTCAGGAGATGCTAAAATAATTATAAATGCAGTAGCTTCTGATGATGACGGAAACTGTATATTTAGGGAAAATAAGGAAATTGAAATTAAAATTATAGGAGGTAATTCTGAAGGTAATAAATCAGAAAAAGAAAATTTCTTTGATGTCTTATTAAAGACTATTTTAAATTTCATAAAATTATTATTTGGTGATTAAATGAAGAATTTAATTTTTTTAATCCTATTAATTCTATCTTGTTGCTACGCTGATGATATTATAGTTAAACTAATTCCAGAAAAGGTTGAAAATAACGGAAGTTTATTATATTTGAACATATCTGTAGAAAATATTCCCAGAAAAGATAGCCTTAATGGTGATGGAGGATGTGGAGGGGTAGATTTATATATAAACTATTCTCCTGAGTTTTTAGATCCAGTAACCTTTAATTGGAGTGATATTTGTAAAAATCAAAAAATTAAAGAATTTAAATTCAATAATGGTTCTTTTTACTTATCTATTTTATTTGATAATCCTATCTATGAAGATTTTATTTTAGGGACTTTAACTTTTGTTCCTAAAAAAGTAGGTATCACATATATCAATATTTCAGGAGTTGTTAGCTCTAAAGAGGGTTTAAAATATGATGGTTATAATTACAATGGAGTTAAATATCCAAAAACATTATTTTATGGCTCTGAGATAATTATTAAAAAATCTATTAATTATTCTGGAGAGAAAAAACTAAATGAATCTATAACAAACATTTATCAAACATCTTCAAATATTATTAATGTAAATGTAAACATAACTGCTAATCAGAAATCACCAAAAATTATTATTAAAGAAATAAATATATCTGAAACAAAACCTAACATAACAATTTTCATAAAAGAGGAAGATAATTTAGATATTAAATTATTATTTTGTGTTTTTTTAGGTAGTATTTTATCAGGAGTTGTTTTTGGAATAATTATTAAAAATGTAGTGAGAATATGAGCCCGAGAAAGATTTTTTTTATATTATTAATTTTAAATGTCTGTCACTGTTTTACAGTAAAATTATTACCTGAGAGTGTAAATACATATATTGGAAATAATTTTGACGTAAATGTAACTGTTAATAACTTGCCTCTATGTGAAGGTTTTGATTTTTATGTTACATACGATAAAAACGTCTTAGAATTAAAAAATATAACCTTAAGTAAGGTAGTTTTAGAAAATGCTAATAAAATAAAAATAAATATTTCAAATGGTTTCGTAAGTGTTTGGCTATCTAAGGATATTTCTGGAAATCTAACATTGGCAACATTAACATTTAAAGCAGTTAATAGTGGTAGCGATGTAGTTAATTTAAGTAACGTTGTATTCTCAAGTCCTGAAGGTTATAGACTAACCCCATCTAGAATATATGAAAGCAGTATAAATATATCCTCCTATCAAAAACCTATATCTACTCTAACGTTAAAAGATAATGAAGCTATTCTAAGTGTATATAGCCATACTTTAATAGAAAATGTTTCTGGAAATATAACATTTAAAAATGCTTCTATACTAAACAACCCTGAACCAATAATACCCTATAACAGCTTCAATTGCCATTGGAACTCTTCATATATTAAATTTTTTATAATTCCAAAAGAAGAAAAATCTGGTTTTGATTTATTGAAAATTCCTATAAATTTGTCTAATAATCCAAACATAACTATGTATATATATATAAATGGAAATCTTTCATTATCTAAAATATTCTACAATATAAACAAAATAAATGTTACAAACTATAGTGGTTTAACTTTTTATACAGACAATTTAGCTGATGAAATCAATTTAACATATGGTCATGAAAAAGAAATCTTGCTATTAGCCAATAATATTAAAGAAAATATTACAAATATTAGTGGCTATATATATATTAACAGATCAATATTAAA from Methanocaldococcus villosus KIN24-T80 includes these protein-coding regions:
- a CDS encoding ABC transporter substrate-binding protein → MINNKKFLVLLIITSLFIIPIFGESIDYKHRLGDINKDGYIDISDVIYLFKHRDVPLTDGDLNCDNSVDIADVVYLFRNYDKFREPVKYAKNIKIKYYDPYGHEVNPYEGDKYAYKVLIDAKDQKFVLINRSTPQTEAENYIKLAKSQYGNDVKVLYVPLKRVVIMSSTHIALMEPLNNDGSVISSVKGIMWGGGYTWYFNDIKKGLENGSIIDVGSSWNPNWDKIINLTPEAIIVYPGYSGDAIIEKCKELNLTYIADSEYLENSFLARFEWIKFFAALYNKEDVAKEYFTKVEKNALNVRRITRNGDYVLVAWGKNYPSYGGTYVPKAQSYVAKGIMEDCHADYIFKDIPGTGSACINYETFADRAKNADIWVIPSNTKWLTTFKNDHPGYKDFKAVKNGRVFCISDDYWQIGLMKTDELLYDLATIIHPELFKGRTTHFFLKYNPEDNTAKPYTAN
- a CDS encoding cohesin domain-containing protein, whose protein sequence is MKKIAIVMLFLLLTNLYAVNLKIDTPKNVKVGEEFNLTIDVINDKKISGFECFITIPKDKIKIISIEDNKTIKNKAGNFYFSNFSNSKAFVKFALFDKPINSNFRLLNLKLRAIRSGDAKIIINAVASDDDGNCIFRENKEIEIKIIGGNSEGNKSEKENFFDVLLKTILNFIKLLFGD